The Methanobrevibacter sp. nucleotide sequence TCTTGATTTCTTCTAAGAGTATTTGACATCATATGAAGTTTGATTTGATATGATTAAATCATTTTCCTAAAATTTTATACTTTTAATTTTAAATCAGTAACCTGATGTTCATCATGTATATTAAAGGTTATTTTTTTATAATTTTCTTTTTTTAAGAAATAGTTAAATATTATTTTTTATATAAATATTAATGTCGTATCATTTTTATGACCAATGCCTTCGGTCCTTTTATGAGGGAAGTTGATACTGTCTATGATTAGAAGAAACCCAGCATTGGATAGGCTGCCAGTTTCGAGGGTTGCTCGAGGAGCGAAGGGTAAACTAGCAATGATTCAAGAGAGTTAGTATACTGGCAAAATATCATTTAATAATTTTTTATTTTTTTTAAATTTTAGGATTTTATCTTTTATATACAAACATTTATTAATGTTGATAAACATAGGTTATCTTAATATTCATATTAACCTAAGGTTAAATTTTAACTATGGTTCTTGTTTTAATTTGCGCAAATCATTTTAATCCAATCATGAATATTATATCCTACAAAAAAGAGAGGATATTTTGAGTAGAGGAAAAAGACCAAAGTGGATGATTGAAATAGCGAAAGAAAGAATGGAAATTCTTTTTAATCGTGCGGAGATGGAGTTCATCAACCATCCTGAACGATCAAATCGTTATGTCGAACTGGCATTGAAATTATCTACAAAATACAATACCAAAGTTCCTGAAAAATGGGCTAGACGTTATTGTAAGAATTGTAAAAGTTTCCTCTCACCTGGTCGCAATTGCACCGTCCGGCTAGTTAACTCTGAAGTTAACATTTTTTGTGGTGAATGTGATCATGTAATGAAAATTCCATATCATAAGGAAAAAAAGAATAAAAGGAGAGCAAAATATGAGTCAATCAAAAAAAGAAATGATGAATAGAGCTCTTTCTGCTATGACAATTAACATTGGTAAAAATGGCCTTAATGAAAACGTTATCGAAGAAATTAAACGCCAGCTTGAAGCTAATGAACTTGTCAAACTTAAATTTGCAAAAAATATCGCTAGAGATAAAGATAAATTTATAGATGATATTGTATCTCAAACCAGAGCTAAGCTCATTGATGTTAGAGGACATGTCGCTGTAATTTATAAAAAAAAGCCTTAAACATTATAAATTTAGAGTTACAGGTCCTATTTTTTAGGTCTTAAATTTACAGTGGATTAAGCTACAATTATTTAATAAAATATTGGAGAATTAATATGACTACTGTATTTGATGTACCTGCAGATTTATTAATTAAAAAAGTCGCAGATGAATTTAAAAATAATGATAAGATCAATTCCCCTGCATGGTCCAATTTTGTTAAAACTGGTGTTCACAAAGAAAGAAAACCAGAAGATGCAGATTGGTGGTATGTAAGGACCGCTTCCATTATCAGAAGAGTATACATGGATGGTCCAGTGGGAGTTATGAGTTTAAGAACTTTCTACGGTGGTAAAAAAGACCGTGGCGTACGTCCTGAAGTATTTAGAAAAGGTAGTGGATCTATTGTTAGAACCGCATTACACCAATTAGAAGATGCTGGACTCGTTGAGAAAGTTGAAGGTGGAAGAGTTGTTACTCCAGCAGGAAGATCATTCTTAGATAAAATTTCTGCTGAAATCATTAAAGATATTCCTGGTCTTGAAAAATACTAATTATATTTTGGAGAGTTTGATATGAGCGATTTAGATGAAATTCGTCAAAAAAGGATGGCTGAATTACAAGCTCAACAAGCTGCTATGCAGAATCAAGCACAACAACAAGCTATGGCTCAAGCACAACAGCAAGAAGCTCAAGCACAATTTGAAGCACAGAAAAAACAGATCATTGCTCAAATTATGACTTCTGAAGCTCGTAATAGGTTGTCTAATCTTAAATTAACCAAACCTGAACTTGTTAATCAAATTGAACTTCAATTGATTCAATCAGCTCAAGCTGGAAGTTTAAGAGGAAAAGTGACTGATGAACAGCTTAAAGTTCTTTTAAGACAAATTGCTGGTCAAAAAAGAGAAATTAAAATTACAAGGAAATAATATCGATGAAAGCTGGTGTATTATATAGTGGAGGTAAGGATTCATCCTTTGTAGCAGTAATGCTTAAAAGGTTAGGTCTTGACGTAGAGCTATGTACCGCAAACTTTGGTGTTTACGATTCATACATTCCAGCAAGCAAATCTGCCGAAGCGTTAGGTTTCAAACATAATGTCTTGAAAATGGATTATGATATTCTCGACAAGACTTGTGAAATGATTATGGATGACGGATTTCCGAATGATGGAATAAAGTTTATTCATGCTCAGACAGTTGAAATGCTTGCAGATGAATTTGATATTATTGCAGATGGGACTAGAAGAGATGACAGGACTCCAAAATTAAACATTAATCAAATTAAAAGTCTTGAGGATAGGAAGAATGTTCAATACATTAACCTTGACAGTTTCGGACACAAGTCTGTTAAACTAATAACTTCAAGTTTGTTTGAAATTTCACATGAGAGATCAAACAAGGACAACAGTTCTGATTTTGAAGTTGAAATAAGGACTTTGATTGATGAGAAAGGAGGAAATTCATTGGATATATTCCCTGAACATTATCAAACTCGTGTTATCGGATATAAAAAATAATTATTATATGTATTACTGGTGAGAAAATGAGTAGAAATAAACCATTAGCTAAAAAATTAAGAATGGCAAAAGCAAACAAACAAAATAGGAGAATTCCAATCTGGGCTTATGCTAAAACTAACCGTAAACTTAGATACAGACCAAAACCTAGACATTGGAGAAGAAACAGTCTTAAATTATAATGAGGGGTTATTATGGAAAGAGTTTACACAATTCCACTTAGAAATGTTAAAGAAATTAAAAGAACTATCAGAGCTCCTAGAGCTATCAGAGAAGTTAAAAATTTCTTAACCAAACACATGAAAGCTGAAGAAGTCAAAATTGATGAATCTATCAATCATGCTATTTGGAAAAGAGGTATCCAAAAAATACCTTCTAAAATCACTGTAAAAGCAGTTAAAGATGATGATGGTGTTGTAACAGCTACTTTAGCAGAATAGCTTTGTTCACTACCATACTATTGAGTAACGTGAGGTAACAATATGTTAAAAAGAGTAGATATCGTAGGTAACCCAAACATTGGTGTATTTATCCTTGCAACCGATGACTTTGCTATTGTTCCTTATAATCTTTTAGATGAAAAAGCTGATATTATTAAGGAAGCATTAGACGTTGATATTATAAAATCATCTGTTTCTGGATGTAGCCTTATTGGATCTTTAGCTGTGGCTAATTCAAAAGGAATAGTTGTTTCACCACATATCTTAGATAGGGAAATTAAACAGTTTGAAGATTTAGGTATTAATGTCGCTACTGTGCCTGGTCAATACACTGCATTAGGTAATATCGTTGCAGCAAACGACAAAGGTGCTATTGTAAGTCCATTTTTATCCAAAGAAGCAATTGAGGTTATTGGAGAAACTTTAGATGTAAACGTTGAAGCTACTTCCATGGTTGGAAGTGACATCATTGGATCTATGATTCAAGTTACAAATAAAGGATTTTTAATAAGTTCTAAAGCTGTTCAATCTGAAGTTAGTTTTGCTCAAGAAGTATTTGGTGTAGAAGGAAACATTGGTACTGTTGGAAGAGGTATTTCTTTAGTTGGTGCTTGTTCCATTGCTAATTCAAATGGAGCAATTGTTGCTAAAGACAGTACTGGTCCAGAAATGGCTAGAGTTGAAGAAGCATTAGGCTTTTTAGATGATGATTTTTAATTAATATATCTTGAGGGATTTTATATGATAACAAAAATTTACAGAGTTAAAGGTACTTTTGTAATGGGCGATGAATATCATAAATTTACTAAAGAATTCAAAGCAACTTGCGAAGCTGAAATCGAAGAGAAAATCTACGAACGTTTCGGAAGTAAACACAGAATTAACAGGAACCAAATTTCTATTGCAGAAATCGAAGAAATTGCTCCTGAAGATGTTGTTGACCCAATTGTAAAAGAAATTTTATAGACACTTTGAGGGTGTTCATATGGAAGATCAGCAAAGGTTAAACAGTCTTCTTAACGAAATTAACGTATACAGACAACAAGCTGAGTTAATTCAACAACAAATCGAAATGATCAGAACTTCCATGGCTGAAGTAGATGCATTGTTTTCTACTTTAGATGACATTGAAGGTAAAGAATCTGTTGAAGCTTTTGTGCCTGTTGGTGCTGGTTCATTCGTTAAAGGAGAACTTAAAAGTACTGATGAAATTATTGTAAGTATTGGAGCAGGACTTGCTGTTAAAAAAGATGCTGATGGCGCTCGTGAAATCTTAAACGGGCAAAAAGAAGACTTAAATGATAGCTTAGATAAAATGTTAGCTAACTTACAACAATGTACTGACATTGTAGGAAGTCTTCAAGCTCAAGCTGAACAAATTGCAGCAGCAGCTCAAGGAAGAATGACCCAAATGGGATAATTCTTTCCAATTTCTTTTTTTTATTTTTTAGTTTTATACTAGTTTTACTATTTTCAAAATTTTTTTCAAAATTTGCTGTTTTGTGCGATTTTTACTGTTTTTTTAAATATTATAAGAGATATAAATACAAATAATATAAATTTTTTAACTAATTGAAAAGGTTGGATTAATTTTGTTTGAATCATTGAAAAAGAAATTTTCACGTACAAGTGAAAAGTTGGAAGAGGAACTTATTGAAGAAGCTGAAAAAGAAGACAATCTTCAAGAAGAATCCGGTAAAAAATTCTCTTTCTTTTCATTTGGCCGTAAAAAAGAAGAAAAAGTGGAAGAGGATGAATCTAATTTACTTCCGCAAGCAGAAGATATTGTAGAAGAAGAGTCTGTTGATGAAGCTGAAGAGGAAATTGTTGAAGAAACCTCTGAAGATGAATCTGTTGAAGAAGTAAAAGAGGAAAAACCTGGTTTACTTGCAAGACTTAGAGGTTCCTCTGCTCCTGAGGAAGAAGTTGAAGAAGAGATTCCTGAGGAAGATGAAGTTGAAGAAGAACCTCAAAAAGAAGAAAAATCCCACTTCTGGAGCAGAAACAAGGATGAAGATAAATCTGCAGATGGTGAAGCTACCGGTGGAATGTTCTCATTTGTTCGTGAAAAAACCATTCAGGAAAAACATGTAGAAGATATCTTGTTTGAACTTGAAATGGAACTCTTGCAAGGGGATGTTGCAATGGAAGTAGCTACTGAAGTTGTAGAAAGCGTAAAAAATGACCTTGTAGGTAAAAAAATCAAAAGAAGCAATGACATTACAGAATACACATTCATGGCTTTAAAAAATGCAGTATCAGACATCATCAGCATTCCTGGAAAATCCATGACTGAAATGATTGAAGCTAAAAAAGCTGAAGGAGAACCATTAGTTGTAATGTTTGTTGGAATCAACGGTACTGGTAAAACAACCACTATCGGAAAACTCGCTAATTATTACATGAAAAAAGGCTACACTCCTGTAATTGCTGCTTCAGATACATTCAGAGCAGGAGCAATCGAACAGGTAACATATCATGCTGACAATGTTGGTGTTAAAATCATTAAGCACAAAAAAGGTTCAGATCCAGCTGCTGTTGCATACGATGCTGTCGAGCATGCAAAAGCACAAGGAAAAGAATTGGTATTAATTGATACTGCAGGAAGAATGCAGACTAACACTAACCTTATGGATGAAATGAAAAAAATTAAAAGAGTCTCCAAACCTGACCTCGTAATATTTGTAGGTGACGCTTTAACTGGTAACGATGCAACCGAACAGGCTAAGAAATTCAATGAGGCTATTGATATTGACGGTGTAATCTTAACTAAAGCTGATGCAGATAGTAAAGGTGGAGCTTCACTCTCAATTGGTTATGTAATCAAAAAACCAATCATGTTCTTAGGTATGGGCCAAGGATATGATGACATCAAGGAATATGATTCTGAATGGATGTTAAACCAATTATTCAGTGATGATGAAGCTGAATTGGAGATGACTGAATAAATGAGAGTCAATAAGATTGTTTTAATATTAACCGTAGTTTTAGCTATTCTTATATTGATAGCTACAACTGCAACAATTTTATTTGATGGAAACAGTCCACTCATAAAATCGGAGCCAAAGGATAACGTTTCAATAGCTGTAACTGGTGATGTTATGTTTGCACGTAATATGCCAGGTGTTTTAAGCTTTGATTCATCCCCATTTGAAGGGGTGAGCAATGTAACATCAAACGTTGACTTATTGTTAATCAACTTTGAAAATGCAGTTACTTCCTCAGGTAATGCAGTCAAGGGAGATGTTCCACTTAAATGTGATCCAAGTTATGTTCCTCTTGCAAAGGGAAACAACAATACAATAGCCGCCCTTGCAAACAACCATGCATTTGATTATGGTATTGACGGAATGGAAGATACACTTGAAAACCTTAAAAATGCAGGAATAACTCCAATAGGTGCAGGTGAAAATGAAGATGCAGCGCACAACGGCGTAACTCAGGAAATCAACGGAAGGAATATAACTGTATTGAACTATATGGATTCAAATAACTTCGCAGAATATTCTTATGAAGTGATGCCATATGCAAACGGTTCAAATCCTGGTTATTCTGCATTCGATTTAGCCGATGCACAAAAACAAATCAAAGAGAATAATGATTCAGACTTAATCGTAGTGTATATGCACTTTGGAAACGAGTATTCAAACTCTCCAAATGGCGATCAAGTCAAAATTGCACATGAACTGATTGATTCAGGTGCAGATGTGGTTTTAGGATCTCACCCGCATGTAACCCAGGGAATTGAGATGTACAACGGAAAACCAATATTCTACAGTTTAGGAAACTTCATATTCGACCAGTCAAACGAAGCGACACACTCCGCTTACTTTGTCCAAATAGATCTTGTAAACGACACTGGCGAATGCACAGTATATCCGATATATATTTCCGGATACCTGCCACACTATATGGATTCAGACAGTGGCAACTCACTGCTTAACGGATTGAATCCAAATACAGATGAACTTGAAGTTTCAAACGGTATTGGTAAACTAAAATTTAATTTAACGGAAGGTGATGCGAATTAATTACAAATATATAAGTATTCTTCTGTATTCTGACTGTATTTTTAGCGGTCTCATGCGTAAGTGCAGCAGACAACGACACCCGGCACTTAAATGCTGATGAAGATGACGTGCCTCAGGTTAATGATACTGTTGTAGCAGAAGAAGAACCCGTGAAAAATGCTTCCTTTGGTAAAGTAAGTAATACTAACTATCTAAAGGATTAAATTTCACTGTTAGTGTAAAACATGAAAACAATACTCCAATTTCAAACAAAACTGTCTATTTTACTGTTGATGGTGGTGAAATAATAAATTCAACAACTGATGAAAAAGGAAATGCAAACCTGTTGTTGAACTTTGATAAAGGAACTCATACAGTTAAATGAAACAGGATTCAACCCGATCAGTTCTTCATCTAAAATACTTCTCATGACAACAGGGTTTCAAAGATACAGGCATCAACATACAAGGCATATAAAGGATTTACCAATGTCTATAAGGTAACTCTGACAGTTGATGGAATGCCTCTTTCCGGACGCTACGTAACATTTAAAGTTGCAGGAAAGACATTTAAGAAGTTGACCAATTCAAAAGGGGTTGCAAGCCTAAGTGAGGACATTCCAACAATAAGCAAATACCTTGATGTAATCATTCCTATGATTTACAAGGGAAATTACAATGCTGGATCTTCATGGATTCAAAAAGTGACTGCTGCATTTGTCAAACAGTCAAGTCATGCTAAAATATGGTCAGGTATTCAAACATACAAGTCCGACAGTGACGTTACTAAGTTGTCTGCCACAGCCTTGATGAAAGATGCTGATGCGGCTGCCGCTGGTGGTGTGTATGGTGTTATTCTATTCAGGTGGGGTATAACCAACTTAATCAATTTTAATAATGTCTAGTGATAATTCAGTTATCACTTACCATTTTTTTCTTTTTGCTTCGGCAAGTTTTCTCTTTTTTTCAATATTTTTGTAGCCGCTGGACTGGTACTGTCTTTTTTGGCGTTCGGTTACGGTTTCGTCGTTTCTCATGATGGTGATGAGGTCAATTGAGTTTCCTTTGATGACCATTACGATTCTGATTTCTCTATAATCCTTGTTTGCAGGTGCATTGAAAACTACGGCATAGGTGTCTTTATCTATATGTTCACATTTGATTGGCTCTTCATACATAAGACAGTCAACAACATAGTTTCTGGATATTCCGTTATCAGATAGTCTTTCATTGAAATGTCTGTTTTCAAAACACCAGTCTATTGAGGTTGTGTCTCCAATCAAAAATTTGTCATAAGCATTCATTAATATTGATTTGGTGTAAAGTTTATTATATATATTTTTACAAATCTATTATGTATGTCTGAACAACCTCAATGGGATTCATCTATATCATTTATATTTGCAATGATTGGGGCGGCAGTAGGTCTTGGAAATATCTGGCGTTTCAGTTATGTGCTTTATTCCAATGGTGGAGGATCATTTTTCATTCCTTACCTTATTGCTATTGCGATTATGGGAATTCCATTTTTAATTTTAGAATATGGTGTGGGATTCTCATTCAAGGAATCCTTCTCGAAGATTATGCGAAATATTAATCCGAAGTTTGAGATAATTGCTTGGATTTTGGTGCTGTTTGTATTCATTGTTACAATTTACTATCTGGTAATTCTGAGCTGGGACTTGGTATATCTCTTCAGCAGTTTTACATTTAACTGGGGAACTGATACTGCATCCTACTTTGCAAATACTGTTGGAGGAAGCTCTGATTTGACAAATGCAAGCTTTTTATTGATTCCAACAACTATTGGTGTTTTATTGCTTTGGATTGCAGTTTGGTTTATATCTCACAGAAATGTTGATGAAGGTATTGGTAAGGCATCCAAAGTTCTTATTCCTGCTTTATTTGTCATCATGGGAATTATCATTGTTTATGCAATAACACTTCCTGGATCAATGATTGGTGTGGACACTCTTATTCATCCTAACTGGAGTGGACTTTTGAATGTAAACATTTGGCTTGCTGCATTTGCACAAATTATCTTTTCATTAAGTATGGGGGAAGCTATTGCAATTACCTATGCAAGTTACTTGCCTAAAAACTCTAAATTGATTGATAATGTGCTTATTGTAGTATTTGCAAACTCTGCTTTTGAAGTATGTACTGCATTTGGTGTATTTTCAATATTGGGTTATATGTCTTATGTAAATGGAATGCCTATATCTGAGCTTATTACTGAAGGTACTGGTTTGGTATTTGTTGTTTTCCCGATGATTTTCAACATCATGGGTCCAATTGGTCGTATATTGGCTCCAATGCTGTTCCTTGCAATCTTGTTTGCAGGTATAACATCTGCATTAGGTTACTTCGAACCGATGTTAAGTTCAACTACTGTAAAATTAGGATGGACTCGTAAAAAAACCGCTACTGTATTGTCAGTTATTGGATGTGTGTTTTCAATTCTGTTGACAACCGGAATCAGCAGTTATATTGTTGGAATTATAGATTCATTCGTAAATGAATTTGGTGTTTTGCTCTTGATTGGTGTGCAATGTATAATATTTGCATGGTTCTATGGTTTGGAACACTTTTTACCTGCTTTAAACGAGTATTCTTCATTTAAAGTTGGTAAAACATGGATGTTTGTAATCAAATACTTGCTTCCTTGTGTTTTGATTGTCATGTGGGTTATTGGTATTGTGCAGTTGTTTGCAACAGCAGATCTTTTTGTGATAGTTGTTGACTTAATCATCATAGGTTCTGTATTGGCTTCTGCTGTTTTCCTGACAAAACTTAAACCAAGTGAGGAATGATTTTTCTCACTTGAATTCTTAATTTTTCTTTTAATTATTTTAATAGTTTAATAGATTTCTTCTTAAATTATTAAAGCTATTTTTTATTTAATGGATTTAGCATAGTAAATCCAGTTATTATTTTTGCTTAATCTACATTAACTTATTTAATTCCATAAACTTTGTATGCATCATATGCAGCATAAATGTGATAAAGTGTTGAAATTGCACTTCCGGCATCATTATTTAACATATAATAGATTGCAATGTGGAGCACAATCATTCCAATTAGGAATTTCATTCCTCTTTTTTCTTTACCATTCAATATCTGACCTAAACCAGGTAATATAAATGAAGCTACTGCATTCAAACGTCTATCTCTTACCATAATATCACATTCCAAGTAACATCACTAAAAATATCGCACCATCAGTCAACAAGTGGCTCAGGTATGGGACAAACAAGTTTTTGGTCTTGATGTATCCGTAGAATTCAAACAGTGATCCGAGTCCCTGAAGCATCAAAACAGAAATGATTGATGTTTCAAAGTCATAATGAAGAAGCCCGAAGAAGATGAGGACAAGGAATGTTGATATTATAATTGCCAATTTACGGTTTTGTGTATTCTTATAGACCAATCTCATCAGGAACACGAATGGGATGAATTTTACCAGTTCTTCAGCCATCATTGAAAATACGAGAGAGATTATTGCCTCACCGTTCACTTCAAGGCCTGAGCTGACATTTAGCATTCCATCAATAATGTCTCCAACAACCATTGCATAAATCATATATCCGATAAACAAAATCACTGCAAGCTTTATTTCGCTTTTAGTTGGCCATCGTAATATCAATGACACATCCCAGTCTGAATAATACATCAATGGTATTAAAAGAATTGCACAGAATATGAAACTTGCAAAAAATTCAGACATGTCTTCAAGAAGTATATACACTATAAATGAGATGATTACACTTGACAACAAAACAATCCATGCACGCTTTGAAAGTTGAGGATTATGATTGTAGTATGGAATATCTCTTTCTTTATTTTCAAATTTAAAATATTCTCCCATTAAAATCACATTAGTTAATAGTTAATGTTATTTTGTATTAAAGTTATATTTTAATTTGAGGTCAATTATGAATTTTAAACATTTGATTTTAGTGAGTTTAATAATATTCATTTTAGTTGCACAGGTTTGTGCTTCTGAAGACATGAATTATACTAAAAAAACATTCAAGGGAGTTGATTTCATGATTCCATTCGGCTTTGAGGAATCACAGGCTCCTGAAAATTTCGATGATTTAGGTTCAAATGGACAAACATGCTTCTACATTAACCAATGGGGTGGAGAAATCATAATCACAGTCGCATCAGACTGGCTTGGAATGTCACTTGATGAGCTGTATCATGACGGCGCCACAAAAACAAAAATCAACGGTCATGAAGGATGGAACTACACAGAAGGCAACTTGACATGCTTCGGATATGTGGAAGACAACAGTGCAATTATTATTGCAGTAACCAATCAGACAAGACTCAATGAAGTTATAGTTTAAGGTGGTAACATGAACAAAAAGATTTTGGGACTTATGATCGTTTTAGCTATTGTTGCAATAGGACCTGCCGCTGCACTTGATGAAACAGTAGTGATTGGAGATATAGACTTCAATGTTCCTGACGGATTCATGGAAATAGCAAACAACGCAACAATAAATGAAAAAGAAGTAAACAACTCAATCAGTTATGTTGTAAACGGAAAGATCTTTGAAAAAGGAGATGATGTGGTAGCTATCAACGTTTCAGACTATGGTGAATTTGATATTGCAAATGATTTCGTAAAGCAAAATCCCGGAAAAACCGATGATATAAATGGAATCGACGGATACCTTAAAAAAGACGGAAATATCACCACATTTTCATATGTTCTTGATAATGAGTTGGTTACCGTATCAGTTTCAAACGATAATCTGTTGAGTGATTTTATAAGGGTATGATTAAATTTATTTATACTCGAATGACAAACTATTAATTAATTCTTTTTAATGGAGGATTGATTTTGAATAAAAAACTATTAGGAATTTTATTAGTTTTAATAGCAGTCGTTGCTATAGGTACTGTTGTGGCAGCTAGTGAAACTGTCGAAATCGAAGGCTTTGAATTCACAGTCCCAGATGGATTTACAGAAGACCCTACACATGAAACAGTAAATGTTGTAAAAGAACAAAATGGAGTAACCTTCACTTCAAACGGTAAATTATACCAAAATGATGATGGAGATGTAGTAAATGTCCTCGTTGCTGAATACGATGGAGTAGAAGTAACTGATGATGTTGCAGCAGGTCTCGGAGGAGATGCTAAAACTATTGCTGGTATTGACGGTTATGTAATTCCAAACGGAACATTAACCTCATTTGAATTCCCAAATGACGGTAACTTAGTAGTACTCTCAACCAACAACGAAGACATACTCGAAGACTTCTTAACAGTAGAATAATCAATTTATTCTATTTTTTTCTTTTTTTAAAACATCTGCAATGGGAGTGATAATATGGACAGTAAAAATCAAGCGATAATTTTGAGTTTTATATTATGTGTTTCAGCTTTAATTGTAGGTGTAATGCTTACAATATAAATTTATACTTAATCTGTTAAAACTATAAAACAAGTGAGTATTATGAGTTTCAACAGAAAAACAATAATAATATTTTTAATTTTGATAGGGGCTCTTGTAGTTGTCGGAGGAGTCTGCGCCAGTGACGGCATTGATGTTGCTGGTTTTTCAAAAAAACTGAGCAAACAGAAAACCGTAACTGTCAAAATATATAATTTTAAACCGGGCGTCCTGTGGGGACCAAAAGCAGTAAAGTTCAAAAACGGAGATGCAATTGCAGGGTACGTTGAATATAAAGGAAACATGCAATTTTCCAAAGGAACAGGAGTGACCTGCTGGTACATAGGATCAGGTCTTGACGGAGACATTGACCCACACCACACCAAACTTTACAAGGCAAAATTCTTCTTTAAAAACAAAAAAGGGAACGTAAAAACAAAAACTGTTAAAGGAAACGGTGGAGGCCACATTTCAACAGGGTTGATAAAAGGTTATGCTCCGTACAAAGCTCAAGTTACTTACAGGAGTTATTGAATTTTTTTAATTTGATAGCTATTTTCTTTTTTTATTAGTGTAGTATGAGTGTAGTATATTGTATCTAAAAGTGAATATTGGAAAAGTAATATTTTCACAGTTAAATTACCAATGAATATTAAAATCATTTGAGTTTTTAGATTTTGTATTTCTTAGATTTTTATTAAATTCAATTTTCTTTTTTTCTTTTTCTTTAATTTTTTGCATGTATTCTTCTATTTCTTTTTGTTCATTTATTTTGGATTCATGAATTTT carries:
- a CDS encoding sodium-dependent transporter, giving the protein MSEQPQWDSSISFIFAMIGAAVGLGNIWRFSYVLYSNGGGSFFIPYLIAIAIMGIPFLILEYGVGFSFKESFSKIMRNINPKFEIIAWILVLFVFIVTIYYLVILSWDLVYLFSSFTFNWGTDTASYFANTVGGSSDLTNASFLLIPTTIGVLLLWIAVWFISHRNVDEGIGKASKVLIPALFVIMGIIIVYAITLPGSMIGVDTLIHPNWSGLLNVNIWLAAFAQIIFSLSMGEAIAITYASYLPKNSKLIDNVLIVVFANSAFEVCTAFGVFSILGYMSYVNGMPISELITEGTGLVFVVFPMIFNIMGPIGRILAPMLFLAILFAGITSALGYFEPMLSSTTVKLGWTRKKTATVLSVIGCVFSILLTTGISSYIVGIIDSFVNEFGVLLLIGVQCIIFAWFYGLEHFLPALNEYSSFKVGKTWMFVIKYLLPCVLIVMWVIGIVQLFATADLFVIVVDLIIIGSVLASAVFLTKLKPSEE